One genomic window of Parabacteroides pacaensis includes the following:
- a CDS encoding hybrid sensor histidine kinase/response regulator transcription factor, translating to MKRLWLFLWLSLFSSAIFAQAGWNEYKIRAINNQEKLPGKQIKQILQDSEGYMWFATSNGLCRYNGYTLKMYKLSNQAPNLLQSNIVNTMIEDIDRRIWIGTEQGINILDRTTDKLQTISNDSLPNPYIHCFLLTSDSTLWVGTQVGLLRYNRKSNNFTVYKNRPNDSTSICGNSIRALLEDKAGYIWVATYGNGICRLDGKTGKFTHYPSVTLLDRTNYLFQDMAKNIWICAWGDGIIKMENREDNRHPVYTKFNTHTEYECIIQALQPLPNHELLVGTSQGMYILDSSGNLILENKHENKLYAAALNDDINYLYTDKDENIWIATQNSGVYVAYREKTPFTNFPVSSMKNSKQQLKVNAFYEWNEDELLLGMDKVSFVFYNKNTGQVTNYKDIPSYAQLFQEWPGNVQFIYKHPFKNEIWLGTQFGGLIVCQVKNNKIISCKYYMHRLGKSPIGTTINCILMDRNKNLWIGSDEGVNIITATNDTLSYTTYNRIQSICQDYTGAIWLGTYFDGVYRLRPEVDIHKLSFEIYNNDNKLINGNEILCIYEDSRKNLWVGTKGCGLHKYNREKNWFEPAPNMKDIPGDIIFNITEEKGVLILGTNQGLVLYNHTTYQSVILDDKDGLMDNTCVMNGMFNTGRGEIYYGTPKGFYVFNPNQIEHDYTEVKMIINDFKIFHRSFDDLPARKQKQLAGNLHPLYSKNITLTSGDNNIGIEFAALSYVHPEKKRYAYKLEGFDKNWVYTDASQRTAYYTNLPAGNYTFHVKGINDSGIESKGEEIFHIKVLPPLYLSGYAYMLYLVFFLGSAYLFYRFHLYRFRMQEAVKIEQIERVKSEELNQSKFRFFTNISHEFLTPLSIISCSFEEIKRNFRIEDFTRKAIESNVFRLNKLIEEILEFRKAENNQLKLSVTYGDVASFISGICRENFALLVKNKRMEMEICCEPEHIAAWFDTDKIDKIMYNLLSNAVKFSYTDGRGKIQVGIYAQEQVSEFQYKKLIIKVRNAGKGILADKLPYIFTRFYETGYKQSEKRGNGIGLALTKSLVELHKGTISVTSQVEEWTEFIVALPIYKEAFSVDQIDKEQEETANVSFLGQNTEPFLVENHSEKNVSVLFVEDDSELRTSLSRLLSEKYQVVAASNGLEGLEIACRMNPDLIISDVMMPKMDGFELCKKIKENENTSHIPVILLTAKIDGSDHLAGLKSGADTYITKPFNYTILEAQIENMLSNRKRMVDKFRSSPLTQAIDVSMTSYEEKFLATAIEVVKKNIEDPDFDVKMFTEQMQVSSSMLYRKLKALTNLSPNEFIRNIRLKAAAALLKEKKGNVADIAFQIGFKDARYFSVCFKKEFNMTPGEYMERG from the coding sequence ATGAAAAGACTCTGGCTATTTTTATGGTTAAGCCTTTTTAGTTCTGCTATTTTTGCTCAGGCCGGTTGGAATGAGTATAAAATACGAGCTATTAATAATCAAGAAAAACTTCCCGGAAAGCAAATTAAGCAAATTCTTCAGGATAGTGAAGGATATATGTGGTTTGCTACATCAAACGGATTGTGCCGTTATAATGGTTATACGTTGAAAATGTATAAGTTATCCAATCAAGCTCCCAATCTTCTCCAAAGCAACATTGTGAATACGATGATTGAAGATATCGATCGCCGGATATGGATAGGAACCGAACAAGGAATTAATATTTTAGATCGTACTACAGATAAACTACAAACCATTAGCAATGATAGTTTGCCTAATCCCTATATCCATTGTTTTTTATTGACATCGGATAGCACTTTGTGGGTGGGCACACAGGTAGGATTACTTCGTTATAACAGGAAAAGCAATAATTTTACAGTTTATAAAAATCGTCCTAACGATAGTACATCTATTTGCGGAAATTCAATACGAGCCTTGTTAGAAGATAAAGCCGGTTATATTTGGGTAGCTACGTATGGAAATGGGATTTGCCGATTGGATGGAAAAACCGGAAAGTTCACGCATTATCCATCTGTTACCCTTTTAGATCGTACTAATTATTTATTTCAGGATATGGCTAAAAATATTTGGATCTGTGCCTGGGGAGATGGAATAATAAAAATGGAAAACCGGGAAGATAATCGACATCCTGTTTATACTAAATTCAATACTCATACCGAATATGAATGTATTATTCAAGCTCTACAACCGCTTCCCAATCACGAGCTATTAGTAGGAACCAGCCAAGGAATGTATATATTAGATTCTTCAGGTAATCTGATTCTGGAAAACAAGCATGAAAATAAGTTGTATGCTGCGGCATTAAATGATGATATTAACTATTTATATACGGATAAAGATGAAAATATCTGGATTGCTACCCAGAATTCCGGCGTTTATGTGGCATACCGGGAAAAGACCCCGTTTACAAATTTCCCTGTCAGTTCAATGAAAAATTCTAAGCAGCAGCTTAAGGTAAATGCTTTTTACGAATGGAATGAAGACGAATTATTGCTTGGAATGGATAAAGTGAGCTTTGTATTTTATAATAAAAACACCGGACAAGTTACCAATTATAAAGATATACCTTCCTATGCACAATTATTTCAAGAGTGGCCGGGGAACGTGCAGTTTATTTACAAACATCCCTTTAAAAATGAGATATGGCTGGGCACTCAATTTGGCGGACTTATCGTTTGCCAGGTGAAAAATAATAAGATTATCTCTTGTAAATACTATATGCACCGGTTAGGAAAATCACCGATAGGTACTACGATCAATTGTATTTTGATGGACAGGAATAAGAATTTGTGGATTGGCTCGGACGAAGGAGTAAATATTATTACGGCAACGAATGATACGTTGTCTTATACTACTTATAACCGGATCCAATCGATTTGTCAGGACTATACAGGGGCCATCTGGTTAGGTACTTATTTCGACGGAGTATACCGGCTGCGCCCGGAAGTGGATATCCATAAGCTATCTTTTGAAATTTATAACAATGACAATAAATTGATCAATGGGAATGAAATACTATGTATTTATGAAGATAGCCGTAAAAATTTATGGGTAGGCACAAAAGGATGCGGGCTTCACAAATATAACAGAGAGAAAAATTGGTTTGAACCGGCTCCTAATATGAAAGATATTCCCGGTGATATTATCTTTAATATTACTGAAGAGAAAGGAGTACTTATTCTCGGAACAAATCAAGGATTGGTACTTTATAATCATACCACTTATCAATCGGTGATTTTAGACGATAAAGACGGATTGATGGATAATACTTGTGTAATGAACGGAATGTTCAATACGGGAAGAGGAGAGATATATTACGGTACACCGAAAGGATTTTATGTTTTCAATCCAAACCAAATCGAACATGATTACACAGAAGTAAAGATGATAATAAACGATTTTAAAATTTTTCATCGGTCGTTTGATGATTTACCGGCCCGGAAACAAAAACAATTGGCCGGAAACCTCCATCCGTTATATTCTAAAAATATAACCCTTACTTCCGGAGACAATAATATAGGGATTGAATTTGCCGCTTTATCGTATGTCCACCCGGAAAAGAAAAGATATGCTTATAAATTGGAGGGCTTTGATAAAAATTGGGTATATACGGATGCATCCCAAAGGACAGCATATTATACTAATTTGCCCGCAGGAAATTATACTTTTCATGTAAAAGGCATTAACGATAGCGGAATAGAAAGTAAAGGAGAGGAAATATTTCATATCAAAGTGCTTCCCCCGCTTTATTTAAGCGGATATGCTTATATGCTTTATTTAGTATTCTTTTTAGGGAGTGCCTATTTGTTTTACCGTTTTCACCTATACCGTTTCCGTATGCAGGAAGCAGTAAAAATTGAACAGATCGAACGGGTTAAATCCGAAGAATTAAACCAGTCGAAATTCCGGTTCTTTACAAATATCTCTCATGAATTTTTAACTCCTTTGTCTATTATTAGTTGTTCGTTTGAAGAAATAAAGCGCAATTTCCGGATTGAAGATTTTACCCGTAAGGCAATTGAATCGAATGTGTTTCGTTTAAACAAGTTGATTGAGGAGATATTGGAATTTCGAAAAGCCGAGAATAACCAGTTAAAACTTTCCGTTACTTATGGAGATGTTGCTTCTTTTATTTCCGGTATTTGCCGTGAAAATTTTGCCTTACTGGTAAAAAATAAGCGTATGGAAATGGAAATCTGTTGTGAACCCGAGCACATTGCCGCATGGTTTGATACGGATAAAATAGATAAAATCATGTATAATCTCCTATCGAATGCGGTAAAGTTTAGCTATACGGACGGGCGTGGGAAAATACAAGTCGGCATATATGCACAAGAACAGGTAAGCGAGTTTCAATATAAAAAACTGATTATAAAAGTACGTAATGCAGGAAAAGGAATTCTTGCAGACAAATTGCCTTATATCTTTACCCGGTTCTATGAAACAGGATATAAACAGTCGGAAAAGAGAGGAAATGGCATAGGACTTGCTCTTACAAAAAGTTTAGTTGAATTACATAAGGGAACCATTTCCGTAACCAGTCAGGTAGAAGAATGGACAGAATTTATAGTCGCTCTTCCTATCTATAAGGAAGCTTTTTCTGTAGATCAAATAGATAAAGAACAGGAAGAAACTGCAAATGTGTCTTTTCTTGGACAAAATACGGAGCCTTTCCTTGTAGAAAACCATTCCGAAAAGAATGTATCTGTTTTATTTGTTGAAGATGATAGCGAGTTAAGAACTTCATTAAGCCGTTTACTTTCGGAAAAATATCAGGTAGTTGCCGCATCAAACGGATTGGAAGGGTTGGAAATAGCTTGCCGTATGAATCCGGACCTTATTATTAGTGATGTAATGATGCCTAAAATGGATGGCTTTGAACTATGTAAGAAAATTAAGGAAAACGAAAATACCAGCCATATTCCCGTTATCCTGTTAACTGCCAAGATCGATGGAAGCGACCATTTAGCCGGGTTAAAAAGCGGAGCGGATACTTATATCACCAAACCGTTTAATTATACGATCCTGGAAGCTCAGATAGAAAACATGCTATCTAACAGGAAACGAATGGTAGACAAATTCCGTTCTAGCCCCTTAACTCAAGCTATTGATGTGTCTATGACTTCTTATGAAGAGAAATTTCTTGCTACTGCCATAGAGGTCGTAAAGAAAAATATAGAAGATCCTGATTTCGATGTAAAAATGTTTACGGAACAAATGCAAGTTTCCAGCTCTATGTTATATCGTAAATTGAAAGCCCTTACCAACCTTTCACCTAACGAGTTTATCCGGAATATCCGGCTAAAGGCTGCGGCTGCTCTTTTAAAAGAAAAGAAAGGGAATGTTGCGGATATTGCTTTTCAGATCGGATTTAAAGATGCCCGTTATTTTAGCGTATGCTTTAAAAAAGAGTTTAATATGACTCCTGGAGAGTATATGGAAAGAGGCTGA